The Pieris napi chromosome 21, ilPieNapi1.2, whole genome shotgun sequence genome contains a region encoding:
- the LOC125060188 gene encoding protein PELPK1-like translates to MRVSTIIILAVCLFSVAFANDKDAGPANSLGHHNHNRRIKTFPDAAAGKQPQDPKVPKNPKLPKVPKLPDIPKVPKLPDVPKVPKLPKVPKISNEPTAPKSVN, encoded by the exons ATGCGGGTTTCTACCATCATCATTTTGGCTGTTTGCCTCTTTAgt GTTGCTTTCGCAAATGACAAGGACGCTGGACCTGCAAACAGCCTTGGTCACCACAACCACAATAGGAGAATAAAAACG tttcctGATGCTGCTGCTGGTAAACAACCCCAGGACCCGAAGGTCCCCAAGAATCCCAAACTCCCCAAAGTTCCTAAATTACCCGACATCCCCAAAGTTCCTAAACTACCCGATGTCCCCAAAGTTCCTAAATTACCCAAAGTCCCCAAAATTTCTAATGAACCCACGGCACCTAAAAGTGTAAATTGA
- the LOC125060187 gene encoding protein PELPK1-like, with the protein MRVSTIIILAVCLFSVAFANANDAEAEKSIFFLNSNAAESSNVDSAAAESGKPKNPKKPWIPKRPKLPKLPDLPKIPKLPKLPKDPKLPKLPKGPKKPNTPNAP; encoded by the exons ATGAGGGTTTCTACCATCATCATTTTGGCTGTTTGCCTCTTCAGT GTTGCTTTCGCTAATGCAAACGACGCCGAAGctgaaaaaagtatttttttcctCAACTCGAATGCGGCGGAAAGCAGCAAC GTGGACTCTGCTGCTGCTGAAAGTGGGAAACCCAAGAACCCCAAGAAACCCTGGATTCCCAAGAGACCCAAGCTCCCCAAACTTCCTGATCTACCCAAAATCCCTAAATTACCTAAACTACCCAAGGACCCTAAATTACCTAAACTACCCAAGGGCCCTAAAAAACCCAATACACCTAATGCTCCTTAG
- the LOC125060186 gene encoding protein PELPK1-like codes for MRVSTIIILAVCLFSVAFANANDAEAEKSIFFLNSNAAESSNVDSAAAESGKPKNPKKPWIPKRPKLPKLPDLPKIPKLPKLPKDPKLPKLPKGPKKPNTPNAP; via the exons ATGAGGGTTTCTACCATCATCATTTTGGCTGTTTGCCTCTTCAGT GTTGCTTTCGCTAATGCAAACGACGCCGAAGctgaaaaaagtatttttttcctCAACTCGAATGCGGCGGAAAGCAGCAAC GTGGACTCTGCTGCTGCTGAAAGTGGAAAACCCAAGAACCCCAAGAAACCCTGGATTCCCAAGAGACCCAAGCTCCCCAAACTTCCTGATCTACCCAAAATCCCTAAATTACCTAAACTACCCAAGGACCCTAAATTACCTAAACTACCCAAGGGCCCTAAAAAACCCAATACACCTAATGCTCCTTAG